The genomic stretch AACCGCGGACGAGGCTTGGGCGCATATCAGCGCCTTCTACGAACTCGACCGCTAGGGTCCGGGGCCCTGGGAGCGATCAGTCGGAGGAAAGGGAGCGTACAGCCTGATGGCCCAGCGGGCCGTTACCCTCGCCGAAGCCGGGCGCGCTCTCTATTGCCGCGAAGGTAAAGGCGCGGGCGATCCGCACGGCATGGGTCAGCGGTTGGCGATGGGCCAGCATCGTGGCGAGCGCGGCGGATAGCGTGCAACCCGTGCCGTGGGTGTGGCGCGTATCTAGTCGGGCATGGCCGAAGCTGCCGATCTTGCCTGCCGCAGAAACGATCCGGTCGATGGCTTCTTCACCCTCGCCATGCCCGCCCTTGGCGAGGATTACCATGTCATGGCGCGACGCCAGCTCGCCGGCCGCGTCGTAGATGTCCTCGTCCGCCAGCGTGTCCCGACCGGTCAGCGCGGCGAGTTCGGGCAAGTTGGGGGTGACC from Qipengyuania profundimaris encodes the following:
- the thiD gene encoding bifunctional hydroxymethylpyrimidine kinase/phosphomethylpyrimidine kinase, coding for MSAPPRVLSIAGSDCSGGAGIQADIKTIAMLGGYAMTAITVVTAQNTRGVQGVEVMHPDLVLDQVDSCLSDIGADAIKIGMLGSPEIAMLLAERLDSFAGPIVFDPVMVATSGAELASEATIAAFGALMDIATVVTPNLPELAALTGRDTLADEDIYDAAGELASRHDMVILAKGGHGEGEEAIDRIVSAAGKIGSFGHARLDTRHTHGTGCTLSAALATMLAHRQPLTHAVRIARAFTFAAIESAPGFGEGNGPLGHQAVRSLSSD